The Aethina tumida isolate Nest 87 chromosome 6, icAetTumi1.1, whole genome shotgun sequence genome has a segment encoding these proteins:
- the LOC109603160 gene encoding uncharacterized protein LOC109603160 isoform X2 yields the protein MPPRRREHAKTPRQRRTASVMQPPTKNRKSLRQAGIKAAGGRLKTEGNSNRVAHVPARKRFSADLTVKRTAFRGTQVRTGLLNRGIRSRTVRRVKRLSDNRQLRQKIIDEDLAGLLGRGDDDSGGVSRSHGWNRQPTDTPANCSTVISESCTSESTADSVEKQTQSQSQSIFKEINDRYEQQKLDNSGPTRSQFEQLLDILGQSIQEEARKIKLFIIGGPKETNNMTPSVKHCQKEEMNILSFHKLKKSEWIFKTPPRQRIPQPASIESSSMRPAIIYTTRSDKNIYEVNDNINVDLNKVDKMKVPVDNRYMVHVARFENDANLPDIGEDIFDNLVQNDFMDINDAPSSEDVQDHFLSLTCRPKKIVKSIPRTKPTSRMDIFKVKEDEMSYVDDECDMSFVDENDDESEQKPKRFKLDFNENDNQNLDDINMFQFTSPNMFQFAK from the exons ATGCCCCCCCGTAGACGTGAACACGCAAAAACGCCCCGGCAACGGCGCACCGCGTCCGTCATGCAGCCGCCGACAAAAAACCGCAAGTCCCTCAGACAGGCCGGCATCAAAGCGGCCGGCGGGCGCCTAAAAACGGAGGGAAATTCAAACCGCGTTGCCCACGTACCCGCACGTAAACGTTTTAGCGCCGATTTAACCGTCAAAAGAACCGCCTTTCGTGGAACGCAGGTCCGAACGGGTTTGCTCAACAGGGGCATCAGGTCCAGGACGGTCAGGAGGGTGAAAC GACTTTCGGATAATCGGCAGTTGCGACAGAAGATCATCGACGAGGACTTGGCGGGTTTGCTGGGCAGGGGCGACGATGACAGCGGAGGCGTGAGCCGCAGTCACGGATGGAATAGACAGCCAACTGATACACCTGCCAATTGTTCGACTGTGATCTCAGAGTCTTGTACTTCTGAGTCAACAGCTGACAGTGTTGAAAAACAAACACAGTCTCAGTCGCAGAGCATTTTCAAGGAGATCAACGACAGATACGAACAACAGAAGTTAGATAACTCCGGCCCCACCAGGTCTCAGTTTGAGCAGTTGTTAGACATATTAGGGCAAAGTATACAAGAGGAGGCTCGGAAGATAAAGCTGTTCATTATAGGCGGTCCTAAAGAAACTAACAATATGACACCGAGTGTTAAACATTGCCAGAAGGAGGAGATGAACATCCTCTCATTTCATAAGCTTAAAAAGTCTGAGTGGATTTTCAAGACGCCCCCACGGCAAAGGATACCACAACCTGCCAGCATTGAGAGCAGCAGCATGAGGCCGGCAATAATCTACACCACCAGAAGTGACAAGAACATTTATGAGGTGAATGACAACATCAATGTGGATTTGAACAAGGTAGACAAGATGAAGGTGCCCGTTGACAACAGGTACATGGTGCATGTGGCACGGTTTGAAAATGATGCCAATTTGCCTGATATTGGGGAGGACATTTTCGATAATTTAGTTCAGAATGACTTCATGGACATAAATGATGCACCATCCTCAGAAGATGTCCAG GACCACTTCCTGTCCCTGACGTGCAGgccaaaaaaaatagtaaaatcaaTCCCCCGCACCAAACCGACGTCCCGAATGGACATATTCAAAGTAAAAGAGGACGAAATGTCCTACGTAGACGACGAGTGCGACATGAGCTTCGTGGACGAGAACGACGACGAATCGGAGCAGAAACCGAAACGATTCAAATTGGATTTCAATGAGAACGACAACCAGAATTTGGACGACATCAATATGTTCCAGTTCACGTCCCCGAACATGTTCCAATTCGCCAAATAA
- the LOC109603160 gene encoding uncharacterized protein LOC109603160 isoform X1, producing MPPRRREHAKTPRQRRTASVMQPPTKNRKSLRQAGIKAAGGRLKTEGNSNRVAHVPARKRFSADLTVKRTAFRGTQVRTGLLNRGIRSRTVRRVKRLSDNRQLRQKIIDEDLAGLLGRGDDDSGGVSRSHGWNRQPTDTPANCSTVISESCTSESTADSVEKQTQSQSQSIFKEINDRYEQQKLDNSGPTRSQFEQLLDILGQSIQEEARKIKLFIIGGPKETNNMTPSVKHCQKEEMNILSFHKLKKSEWIFKTPPRQRIPQPASIESSSMRPAIIYTTRSDKNIYEVNDNINVDLNKVDKMKVPVDNRYMVHVARFENDANLPDIGEDIFDNLVQNDFMDINDAPSSEDVQEILGSLQDHFLSLTCRPKKIVKSIPRTKPTSRMDIFKVKEDEMSYVDDECDMSFVDENDDESEQKPKRFKLDFNENDNQNLDDINMFQFTSPNMFQFAK from the exons ATGCCCCCCCGTAGACGTGAACACGCAAAAACGCCCCGGCAACGGCGCACCGCGTCCGTCATGCAGCCGCCGACAAAAAACCGCAAGTCCCTCAGACAGGCCGGCATCAAAGCGGCCGGCGGGCGCCTAAAAACGGAGGGAAATTCAAACCGCGTTGCCCACGTACCCGCACGTAAACGTTTTAGCGCCGATTTAACCGTCAAAAGAACCGCCTTTCGTGGAACGCAGGTCCGAACGGGTTTGCTCAACAGGGGCATCAGGTCCAGGACGGTCAGGAGGGTGAAAC GACTTTCGGATAATCGGCAGTTGCGACAGAAGATCATCGACGAGGACTTGGCGGGTTTGCTGGGCAGGGGCGACGATGACAGCGGAGGCGTGAGCCGCAGTCACGGATGGAATAGACAGCCAACTGATACACCTGCCAATTGTTCGACTGTGATCTCAGAGTCTTGTACTTCTGAGTCAACAGCTGACAGTGTTGAAAAACAAACACAGTCTCAGTCGCAGAGCATTTTCAAGGAGATCAACGACAGATACGAACAACAGAAGTTAGATAACTCCGGCCCCACCAGGTCTCAGTTTGAGCAGTTGTTAGACATATTAGGGCAAAGTATACAAGAGGAGGCTCGGAAGATAAAGCTGTTCATTATAGGCGGTCCTAAAGAAACTAACAATATGACACCGAGTGTTAAACATTGCCAGAAGGAGGAGATGAACATCCTCTCATTTCATAAGCTTAAAAAGTCTGAGTGGATTTTCAAGACGCCCCCACGGCAAAGGATACCACAACCTGCCAGCATTGAGAGCAGCAGCATGAGGCCGGCAATAATCTACACCACCAGAAGTGACAAGAACATTTATGAGGTGAATGACAACATCAATGTGGATTTGAACAAGGTAGACAAGATGAAGGTGCCCGTTGACAACAGGTACATGGTGCATGTGGCACGGTTTGAAAATGATGCCAATTTGCCTGATATTGGGGAGGACATTTTCGATAATTTAGTTCAGAATGACTTCATGGACATAAATGATGCACCATCCTCAGAAGATGTCCAG gaaatatTGGGCTCCTTGCAGGACCACTTCCTGTCCCTGACGTGCAGgccaaaaaaaatagtaaaatcaaTCCCCCGCACCAAACCGACGTCCCGAATGGACATATTCAAAGTAAAAGAGGACGAAATGTCCTACGTAGACGACGAGTGCGACATGAGCTTCGTGGACGAGAACGACGACGAATCGGAGCAGAAACCGAAACGATTCAAATTGGATTTCAATGAGAACGACAACCAGAATTTGGACGACATCAATATGTTCCAGTTCACGTCCCCGAACATGTTCCAATTCGCCAAATAA